A region of the Stieleria neptunia genome:
CCAGGCTTTGCCGGGAAGGTCCGTTTTCCATGCCAGGTTTTCTTGTTCGCCAAAGGTCAGCGGCGCGTTTTGGTCGATGGCAATGCCGTCGCCACCGGGGCCGCGAAATTGGGGCCACGGCGAGTCGGCGTGGGAAACAGACGCAGCCAACAAGAAGCAGGCGATTTTGATGCTGATTCGGCGGTGCATGGCGGGGACTGTAAGAGCAGGGTGGGCGAAGTTGAGCGGCTGAAAGTATAGCCAAAACCCGCCGTCGCGTCTCTTGGGCCGGAAGTCGAACCACGGATGGCATGGCGTACCCACCGATGGCAGGCGGTATGACATCCGTGGGTACGCTTTGCCATCCGTGGGTTTTCTTTTCTCTCGCCCCGTCTACCGCCATCCCGATTCGCCGCATGAACTCCGCGGTTGAGCTAAAATCCGTCGCTCCGTTCCTGAATCGTCCCGCCAGATCCCTCCCTCAGGTTGTTTCTCGTGAATCTCAATCGTCGTACCGCCCTGGCCCTCGCCGCGTCGGCATCGCTGTCCTTTGCCCGCGCCTCCCAAGCCGCTCCGTCGCCGTTTCAATTTCGTTATGCGCTCGCCTCGTGCATGTATGGCTACACGCCGCTGGCGGAAATTTTGCCGGAGGCTGAGAAGATCGGGGCGTCGGGGATCGACATCTGGCCCAAGGTGCATGGCGACCAGCGCGAGCAGCTGGACGCGTTGGGCGAAGACCGCTTCGCCGCGATGCTGCGCGAACACGACGTCGAGCTTTCCTGCATCACCCAGTACAAGCTGGGCCCGTTTGGAATTGACGATGAAATTCGACTCGCCGAGCGATTGGGATGCAAGCTGATTGTGACCGGCGGTTCCGGGCCAAGAAACTTGAAGGGCGCGGCGCTGAAGGAGGCGATCGCAGCGTTTTTGAAAAAGTTGACACCGACGATCAAGCTCGCCCGTGATCACGGAGTGCGGATCGCAATCGAGAATCACGAGAACAACTTGATCCACGACGCTGACTCGCTGCGCTATCTGGTGGACCTGGCGCCGGCGGATGCCATCGCCGTCGCGTTTGCCCCGTATCATTTGCCGCAAGACAATGAGGTGCTGTGCCGATTGCTTCGGGACTTGGGCGATTCGGTTGCCGTGTTTTACGCTTGGCAGCACGGCATGGGGTGCAAAACGAAACTGCCCAAGGAGCAGGAGTTGTTACAGATGCCCGGACGAGGCGATTTGGACTTTGGACCGATCGTGAAGACGCTGGCAGAGATGCAGTTCGATGGCTGGACCGAGATTTTTATGCACCCGGTTCCAAGGGGGATACCGATTTTGGCGACGACCGACAAAGTGACCGCGGAGATCAACCGGTCACGCAAGTATTTGGAACAACACCTCATTGAGTAATCGATTGATATCAGCCGGTTCGCGTTACCGCGAGCGGCACCTCCGCTTGTGTCGGCTTCTCAGTGCTATTGGGTGATAGGCGAGACTCAACAAGCCCGTCGACGCCGGCAGACGACACTCACACCCAGAGCGGCGAAGATCGCGAGCGAGCTTGGTTCGGGCGTTGCCAATGCAGGCGGGGGTGGGGCAGCGGAAGGATCAGCCGCGGAATGAGCGAACGTGGTCAACGTCGCGGGACCTATCCGTTCCAAGCTTAGAAAAGAAAAGGGGACCAGTTGCACCAACGCTCCGCTGACGTGGATGGCACCTGCCCCCGCCGAGACGACCTCTGTCCGGAAGCTATAGGTTGGCGAGAAAATTCTCCACCCGGCGAGCGATGCGGTTAGGCCTCCGGAAGTTGTCAGTCCCCCTGTCGGAATCACGCCCGGATCCACGAACAAGTTCGGACCCTCAGGGATGTAGATGCCAGGCCCATCGAAATTAAAATCTGTCGGATTCGCGAAGGTGTCAGACAATTGGAGGGAAGTCATCCACAGTGACAGATTGGATGGATCAAAACCGTCCAATTTCACCGTTACGTCCAGCACTTGTCCGACCTCCAGGCTGGCTGGGTCTGCACCCCCGATATCGATCTGGGCCGTGATCACACCTGCCGAGGTGCGACTGTCATTGAACGCGAACAGGGCCAAAAGTGCGGAAAAAAACGTGAATACGGCGGGGCGAAAAGGTGTCGGCATAAATCGTGCTCAAGTTGTCATGTCAAGTGTGGGCGGTCCTCGGGCAAATTCCTGAATGATCGATGATCGACCATGGGGCTCCGATTGGGACGAGGCACACTTAAAGCACAGTCCGTGCCAATCAGCACATGACAAGGCGATCGCGAGAATGACTCGGCGGAGTACCAACGCGTCGTTGCGGCGCTGGAGTGGGGTTTCTCGCCGGTCTATAGGTGGAGTGTTTTTGGCCGGCCTAATGCGCTTCCAACCAGTTCTTTCCTGTTCCCATTTCGACGACGATCGGGACCGTCATCGGCAGCGCGGTTTTCATGGCGTTCTCAATGACCGGCAGCACGTCATCCTGTTCCGCTTTCCATAAATCAAACACCAACTCGTCATGCACCGTCAGCAGCATCTTGGTTTGGAAGCCGCCCTCGCGTAGCGCCCGGTGGACTTTGACCATCGCCAGTTTCAGCATATCGGCCGCGGTGCCTTGGATCGGGCTGTTCATCGCCAGGCGTTCGGCTGCCGATGCGCTGCCACGTGACTTGCTGGTGATGTCTCGGACGTAACGTCTGCGTCCGGTCTTGGTCACCACATAGCCGTGTTCTTTTGCAAACGCGATCGTCTCGTCGATGTAACGCTGGACGCCGGGGTATTTTTCAAAGTAGTTTTTGATCAACTCGCCCGCTTCGGCGCGGGGGATGTTCAGTCGTTGTTGCAGCCCGAATGCGCTGATGCCGTAGATGATGCCGAAGTTCACAGTTTTGGCTTTGGCACGCATTTCCCGCGTCACGTCATCGAGTTCAACCTTGTAAACCTTGGATGCCGTCACGGTGTGAATGTCTTCACCGCCCACGAACGCGGCGATCATCGATTCGTCGCCGCTCAATTCCGCCATGATCCTCAGTTCGATTTGTGAGTAGTCGGCCGACAGGATCAAATGGTTGTCGTCGCGGGGGACGAATGCCGCACGGATTTCTCGTCCGCGTTCCTTCCGCACCGGAATCGTTTGCAGGTTGGGGTCGTTGGACTGCATCCGGCCGGTTGCCGTCCACGTCTGGCTGTAGTGGGTGTGCAGCCGTCCGGTTTCCGGGTGGACCGCCGCGGGCAACTGGTCCACGTACGTCGATTTCAATTTACGTGCGTTGCGATAGTCCAACACGTCGCGGATGATGGCGTGTTTACCGGACAGCCGTTCCAATTCGGCTTCGCGGGTCGAGTATTGCCCGGTCGCGGTCTTCTTGGGTTTTTCTTCCAGTTCCAGCTCTTCGAACAAGACGACGCCCAGTTGTTTGGGGGAGTCGACGTTGAATTCGTGGCCGGCCGCGGAAAAAATCCTCGCCTGCAAGTCATCGATTTCGGCTTGCAGGACTTCGGAGTATTTCGCCAGTGAGTCGGTGTCCAGCGTGATGCCGTTGTATTCCATGTCGACCAAAACGGGCACCAATGGGCATTCGACTTCGTCGCAGACTTGCTGCACGCCGCGCTGGATCGCCATCGGCTGCAAAATCTTGGCGATTTGCAGGGTGACGTCGGCGTCTTCGCAGGCGTATTCGGCCAGTTTTTCCAGCGGGACGTCCGCCATGTTTTTCTGCTCGTCGCCTTTGGGGCCGATCAGCTCCGACGTCGGAATCGGCTTGTAATTCAAGTACAACTCCGACAGCGAATCCAGCCCGTGTCGCATCTCCGGTTCGGTCATCGTGTGGACCAGCATCGTGTCCACCAACGGCGCGCGGACTTCGATGCCGTTCCACTTCAGCAGCGAGATGTCGTACTTCAGATTGTGTCCGATTTTCGTGACCGATTCGTCGGCAAATAAATCGGCGAACTCCGCCAGCATCACCGACCGTTCGTCCGCGTCCTCGGGGCAGACGACGTAGTACGCTTCATGCGGTTTGATGCTGATCGCGATGCCCAGCGGGACGGCCGTGCGGGGATCCAGTCCGGTGGTTTCGGTATCGAAGCAGAATGTTTTCGCTTCGGCCAGTCGCTTGATCAGCTTGGTGCGTTCTTGCTTGGTCGTCACCGTGTGATAGGTGTGTGCGACTTCGTGGATCGATGTTTCGTCCGACGGTTCATCGAACAGCGATTGTTGGATTTGTGTTTCGCGTTTTTCGCGGGCGACGGCGGATCGGGCCGACGCGACCGAGAACGACTTGCCGAAGACTCGCTTGCCGATCGTTTCGAATTCCAACTCGGTCAACAGCTCGCGCAGTTTTTGGTCGTCACGTTTTTGGCGGGCCAAGGCATTGATGTCGATCTCGGTCGGCACATCCAACAAGATGGTGACCAAGCGTTTGGACAGCAGGGCTAGCTCGGCGTTTTCCTGGACGCGTTCCTTCTGTTTGCCCTTCAGTTTGTCGGCGTTTTCGAGCACACCTTCGATGCTGCCGTATTCGGCGATTAGCTTCTTGGCGGTCTTGGGACCGATGCCAGGGATTCCGGGGATGTTGTCACTGGAGTCGCCCATCAGCCCGAGCACGTCGATGACTTGTTCGACACGCTGGATCTCCCATTGCTCGCAGACCTCCTTGACCCCCAGGATTTCCGACTCGCCACCCTTGCGTCCCGGCTTGTAGACGTGGATCTGGTCGGTGACCAATTGGTGATAATCTTTGTCGGGCGTGACCATCCAGGTTTCGAATCCTTGGTCGGACGCCTGGTGGGCCAGGGTGCCGATCACATCGTCCGCTTCGTAACCGGGCATGCGGATCGTTTTGATATTCAACGCATCAAACAGTTTGTCGATCCAGGGCAGTTGGCTGGCCAAGTCCTCCGGCATCGCGTCGCGCTGGGCCTTGTACTCCGGGTAATCGATGTGCCGCTGGGTGGGTTCGGAGGTGTCGAAGGCGCAGGCAATGTGCGTCGGTTCCTCCTTGGTCAGGATGTCGGTGATGGCATTGAGCATCCCGAACACGGCGGAGGTGCATTGGCCGCCGGAGGTGAATCGCGGGCTGCGGATGAGCGCGAAATGGGCCCGGTAGGTCAACGCCATGCCGTCCAGCAGGAACAGCTTTTTGGTCGGCGAGAAGAGGTTGGGAGTGTCGTCGGCCATGCGAGCGGTTGGTTGAGAAGAGCGTGGTAAAAGTGAGAATGTACGCTGGCGGGGCGTCCTTCGATAGATCTTGTCGACGTCGTCGAGCAACGGAGAAGTCATGGGGGAAATAGGACCAATGCGACAGATACGACCCATGAGTCCTATTTGTCACATTGGTCCTATTGTCGTCCACGATTTCGCCACTGTGGCAGCGTCCAGATAAACGAGCGGATCTTCTAGAAAGCTGCCAGGCCCTCGTCGGTCGACGTGCATCGCGGCGAGCTATTTGCTAGAGTAACGCCACTCGTCGGTTTCCGCGCCTGGACGGTCGCCCGTTTTGGGCCGATGTCTTGGGGCTGATTGGGCGATGTGAAAACGGATCGCCTCGACTAACTTTTCTCGACCAGGATTTGCTATGGGATTGTTTGACAGGTTGCGCCACGAACTGATCGACATCATTGAGTGGATCGACGACTCCAATCATACGTTGGTTTGGCGGTTTCCCAGGTACAACAACGAAATCAAAAACGGGGCGCAGTTGATCGTGCGTCCGGGCCAGATGGCGGTTTTGGTCAGCGGCGGAGAGATCGCCGACACGTATGGTCCCGGGCACTACGAGCTCGAAACCAAAAACATGCCGATCCTGTCGACGTTGCAGGGTTGGAAATATGGGTTCGAAAGCCCCTTCAAAGCCGAAGTGTATTTCGTCAGCACCAAGCAGATCACCGATCTGAAATGGGGAACGCCAAACCCCGTGATGTTGCGTGATCCCGAATTCGGTCCGATCCGAATCCGCGCCTTCGGAACGTACGCCTTGCAAGCGGTCGAGCCGAAAGCGTTGTTGAGGGAGATTGTCGGAACCGATGACGATTTTCAATCCGACGAAATCACCGATTTGATGCGGGCGATGATCACCTCGGCCTTCACGCAGGCACTGGCGGACCTGCAGATCCCCGCGCTCGATTTGGCCTCTCGCTATCAGGAACTCGGCGACACCATCCGGGCTCGGGTGGTCGAACAGATCGATGACGAGTACGGGTTGGATTGCCCGCAGTTGTTCGTTGTCAATATTTCGTTGCCCGAAGCGGTCGAAAAGGCGCTCGACACGCGGACCAGCATGGGCGTGATCGGCGACATGAACAAGTTCCAGCAATACCAGATGGGCAACGCGATGACGGAGGCGGCGAAAAACTCGTCCGGCGGTGGCGCTGCCGAAGGCATGGGTTTGGGGATGGGCATGGCGATGGCCGGTCGCATGATGGGCGGCGCGATGGGAGCGGCACCCGCGGCAGGCCCCGCGGCGGCACCCCCGCCTCCACCGGCAGCTTGGCACGTCGCCGTCGCCGGGCAAACCAAAGGCCCTTTCTCCCTCGCACAACTCTCCAGCGGGATCGCATCGGGCGAAGTCACCAAAGACACGATGGTCTGGACCGCGGGGATGGAAGCCTGGGCCGCCGCCGCGGCGGTGCCGGCGCTGGCAGGGTTGTTCGTTTCGCAAGCTCCACCGCCGCCGCCACCACCGATGTAAGTCACCCTCGTTCCCAGGCTCCGCCTGGGAACGGAATGGACGTGAGGCTCTGCCTCACGCGGTAAAAAGAACGTCGGAGGCGGAGCCTCCGGAACCTTGCGTCCCCAGGCGGAGCCCGGGAACGAGGATGTGGTGGATAATCGACCAATGAGGAAATTGAACTGAAGTGGACGAACCACAGCAACGTTCTGAGCCGCTCGCCGGATTCACCGGGGGGACGGAATGGATGATCGATGCCTCGGGCTGCGCGCCTGATGCGTTGCGGGATTTGCAGCGAGTCGAAACGCTCTGTCAGCGGGTGGTTGCAGACCTGGGGTTGACTCTCGTCGGCCGACCGATGTGTCATGCCTTTCCCGGCCCCGGCGGTGTGACGGCGCTGTACCTGTTGAGCGAATCCCACTTGGCCTGTCACACCTATCCCGAACACGAATTCGCCACCTTCAACTTGTATTGCTGCCGTCGGCGA
Encoded here:
- a CDS encoding sugar phosphate isomerase/epimerase family protein, whose product is MNLNRRTALALAASASLSFARASQAAPSPFQFRYALASCMYGYTPLAEILPEAEKIGASGIDIWPKVHGDQREQLDALGEDRFAAMLREHDVELSCITQYKLGPFGIDDEIRLAERLGCKLIVTGGSGPRNLKGAALKEAIAAFLKKLTPTIKLARDHGVRIAIENHENNLIHDADSLRYLVDLAPADAIAVAFAPYHLPQDNEVLCRLLRDLGDSVAVFYAWQHGMGCKTKLPKEQELLQMPGRGDLDFGPIVKTLAEMQFDGWTEIFMHPVPRGIPILATTDKVTAEINRSRKYLEQHLIE
- the polA gene encoding DNA polymerase I; translation: MADDTPNLFSPTKKLFLLDGMALTYRAHFALIRSPRFTSGGQCTSAVFGMLNAITDILTKEEPTHIACAFDTSEPTQRHIDYPEYKAQRDAMPEDLASQLPWIDKLFDALNIKTIRMPGYEADDVIGTLAHQASDQGFETWMVTPDKDYHQLVTDQIHVYKPGRKGGESEILGVKEVCEQWEIQRVEQVIDVLGLMGDSSDNIPGIPGIGPKTAKKLIAEYGSIEGVLENADKLKGKQKERVQENAELALLSKRLVTILLDVPTEIDINALARQKRDDQKLRELLTELEFETIGKRVFGKSFSVASARSAVAREKRETQIQQSLFDEPSDETSIHEVAHTYHTVTTKQERTKLIKRLAEAKTFCFDTETTGLDPRTAVPLGIAISIKPHEAYYVVCPEDADERSVMLAEFADLFADESVTKIGHNLKYDISLLKWNGIEVRAPLVDTMLVHTMTEPEMRHGLDSLSELYLNYKPIPTSELIGPKGDEQKNMADVPLEKLAEYACEDADVTLQIAKILQPMAIQRGVQQVCDEVECPLVPVLVDMEYNGITLDTDSLAKYSEVLQAEIDDLQARIFSAAGHEFNVDSPKQLGVVLFEELELEEKPKKTATGQYSTREAELERLSGKHAIIRDVLDYRNARKLKSTYVDQLPAAVHPETGRLHTHYSQTWTATGRMQSNDPNLQTIPVRKERGREIRAAFVPRDDNHLILSADYSQIELRIMAELSGDESMIAAFVGGEDIHTVTASKVYKVELDDVTREMRAKAKTVNFGIIYGISAFGLQQRLNIPRAEAGELIKNYFEKYPGVQRYIDETIAFAKEHGYVVTKTGRRRYVRDITSKSRGSASAAERLAMNSPIQGTAADMLKLAMVKVHRALREGGFQTKMLLTVHDELVFDLWKAEQDDVLPVIENAMKTALPMTVPIVVEMGTGKNWLEAH
- a CDS encoding SPFH domain-containing protein — its product is MGLFDRLRHELIDIIEWIDDSNHTLVWRFPRYNNEIKNGAQLIVRPGQMAVLVSGGEIADTYGPGHYELETKNMPILSTLQGWKYGFESPFKAEVYFVSTKQITDLKWGTPNPVMLRDPEFGPIRIRAFGTYALQAVEPKALLREIVGTDDDFQSDEITDLMRAMITSAFTQALADLQIPALDLASRYQELGDTIRARVVEQIDDEYGLDCPQLFVVNISLPEAVEKALDTRTSMGVIGDMNKFQQYQMGNAMTEAAKNSSGGGAAEGMGLGMGMAMAGRMMGGAMGAAPAAGPAAAPPPPPAAWHVAVAGQTKGPFSLAQLSSGIASGEVTKDTMVWTAGMEAWAAAAAVPALAGLFVSQAPPPPPPPM
- a CDS encoding S-adenosylmethionine decarboxylase family protein, with translation MDEPQQRSEPLAGFTGGTEWMIDASGCAPDALRDLQRVETLCQRVVADLGLTLVGRPMCHAFPGPGGVTALYLLSESHLACHTYPEHEFATFNLYCCRRRPAWPWRQELERMFEARDVVVRQLNRDLRLTRKESLR